The following coding sequences lie in one Candidatus Cloacimonadota bacterium genomic window:
- a CDS encoding T9SS type A sorting domain-containing protein: protein MSKRLIFALVCLWQAAICLAAVINLGDECINPNGPGNWRKRLEHRYQTPYGSESSSYYTWYYYNQAIPTRLDSVKTGGSTGPYNSGAVDRYFYNSYPAYEEEVIEIWSYFCDSGLVLERIFTTRYDLEGKKFEYLVSNDQGFVINRIAYTYDAHGNLSSETEYRSNYDPVQPYQIIIHTYDSQNRLIYTNWNREGQSISNRWQSWSSHTLPDSIYIDQSTSPVVVIWKNQFDYRGELVLQSKITKDHSYSSWYRKDSSFSYLIWNEMLFPEQTVIESGYIAAPDAPFTPTNTSTISYNYSNNYHSVNFYWGGHYGYTYDDNWLLTAHTENNDYGNLSETITWESYDPVPVHDGCAPALRLDIWPNPARDLLIIKMDRQDAPTVSGARIFNLKGQLVRGLDSSERAGNQMLYSWDCRDESGRDVPNGIYLIKIETPGGTFTRRISVLK from the coding sequence ATGAGTAAGAGATTAATTTTCGCGCTGGTCTGCTTGTGGCAGGCGGCTATTTGCTTGGCGGCTGTGATCAATCTTGGCGATGAGTGCATCAACCCCAACGGGCCAGGGAACTGGAGAAAGCGATTGGAGCATAGATACCAGACTCCTTATGGCTCTGAATCATCCTCTTACTATACTTGGTACTATTACAACCAGGCCATCCCCACCCGGCTGGATTCGGTCAAAACAGGAGGCAGTACCGGACCTTACAACTCGGGTGCGGTGGATAGATATTTCTACAATTCCTACCCCGCTTACGAAGAGGAGGTGATAGAGATCTGGTCCTATTTTTGCGACAGCGGTCTGGTGCTGGAGAGAATTTTTACCACCCGCTATGACTTGGAAGGGAAAAAGTTCGAATACCTCGTGTCTAACGACCAAGGCTTCGTTATTAACAGGATTGCCTATACTTACGATGCCCATGGCAATCTGAGCTCTGAAACTGAGTACCGGAGCAACTATGACCCGGTACAGCCTTACCAGATCATCATCCACACTTACGATTCACAAAACAGGCTGATCTACACAAACTGGAACAGGGAGGGGCAGAGCATCTCGAATCGCTGGCAAAGCTGGAGCAGCCATACCCTGCCGGACAGCATTTACATCGACCAATCCACCTCTCCGGTGGTCGTGATCTGGAAGAACCAATTTGACTATCGAGGCGAACTCGTCCTCCAAAGCAAGATAACAAAGGACCATTCATACAGCAGCTGGTATCGGAAGGATTCCAGCTTTTCATATCTGATCTGGAACGAGATGCTGTTTCCTGAGCAGACTGTGATAGAAAGCGGTTACATCGCTGCTCCGGACGCCCCCTTCACTCCCACTAATACATCCACAATATCCTATAACTATTCAAATAATTACCATAGCGTCAACTTCTATTGGGGTGGGCATTACGGGTACACCTATGACGACAACTGGCTGCTGACGGCACACACCGAAAACAATGACTATGGCAATTTGAGCGAAACCATTACTTGGGAAAGCTATGATCCTGTTCCTGTTCATGATGGGTGCGCTCCCGCCCTCCGGCTTGACATTTGGCCCAATCCCGCCCGGGACCTGCTGATCATTAAAATGGATCGCCAGGATGCCCCTACAGTGTCCGGCGCACGGATTTTCAACCTAAAAGGCCAGCTTGTCCGTGGCCTTGATTCGTCGGAACGGGCTGGAAACCAAATGCTTTACAGCTGGGATTGCCGCGATGAGAGTGGCCGCGACGTGCCCAACGGCATCTATCTGATCAAGATCGAAACGCCTGGAGGAACCTTCACCCGCCGGATTTCGGTGCTGAAATAG
- a CDS encoding T9SS type A sorting domain-containing protein — protein MPCLESCSPNPFNPSTSITFSLPEAGPATISVYDLRGRRIATLLDSYMRAGKHSIIWNGKDSAGDDVVSGVYILLLESGGKQHTRKVTLLK, from the coding sequence ATGCCCTGCCTGGAAAGCTGTAGCCCAAATCCTTTCAATCCCAGCACCAGCATAACATTCAGCCTTCCCGAAGCCGGACCTGCCACCATCAGCGTATATGACCTTCGGGGCAGAAGGATCGCCACGCTCCTTGACAGCTATATGCGGGCCGGAAAGCACAGCATCATCTGGAACGGAAAGGATTCCGCTGGCGACGACGTAGTTTCCGGGGTGTATATCCTTCTTTTGGAATCGGGAGGAAAGCAACATACCCGCAAAGTGACACTGCTGAAATAG
- a CDS encoding periplasmic heavy metal sensor: MSKRLLTILLFISLFLNAGIIGGMIVMGFYRQYHIAHHYLPDSEGIGSDRGRIQIPELKDPEVIALRNRFLSIKKELLQELAKDPVDEAKIKAIIEKSISAQSDMERALGYELLEYRQTLSADEAKKHFEGRLERMNRFSDRRNDRRKSK; the protein is encoded by the coding sequence ATGAGCAAACGCCTGCTGACCATTCTGCTTTTCATCTCGCTGTTTCTGAACGCTGGAATCATCGGAGGCATGATCGTGATGGGATTCTACCGCCAGTACCACATCGCCCACCACTATCTGCCCGACTCCGAAGGCATCGGAAGCGACCGGGGACGCATTCAAATCCCTGAGCTGAAGGACCCCGAAGTTATCGCCCTGCGGAATAGATTCCTCTCCATCAAAAAAGAACTATTGCAAGAACTGGCCAAAGACCCCGTGGACGAGGCCAAGATAAAAGCCATCATCGAAAAGTCGATCAGCGCGCAAAGCGACATGGAACGCGCCCTCGGCTATGAACTTTTGGAATACAGACAAACTCTCAGCGCCGACGAAGCCAAAAAACACTTCGAAGGACGCCTGGAACGTATGAATCGCTTCAGCGACAGAAGAAACGACAGGAGAAAATCAAAATGA